The following is a genomic window from Pseudothermotoga thermarum DSM 5069.
CTGACTTGATGAGAGCAAAAAACAATATAATCAGCTTATCATATTAAAGGGGAATTTTGAGATGTTTGAAAATCAACAAACCAATCAATTTAGCGAAATAGCCAGTTCAAAAGGAATTGAAAAGCTAATTCAAGCACTAGAGGATGGTGATTGGCGTATTCGCAGGTTAGCAGCTGAAACACTTGGAAAAACAGGTGATCCAAAAGCCGTTGAACCTTTGATTCAAGCACTGGAAGATAATGATTCAATTCTTAGAAAATTAGCGCTGAAGCTCTTGGTAGAATAGGTGATCCTAAGGCTGTTGAGCCGTTGATTGAACGATTGAAGGATAGTGACCCATACGTTCGCAAATCAACAGCCGAAGCTCTTGGCAAAATAGGTGATTCAAGGGCTGTTGAACCTTTGATACAAGCGTTAAAGGATGATGATGAAAATGTTCGCAGTTCGGCATCAAAAGCGCTCGAGAAAATAACTGGTCAAAAGTACTGAACAAATGGATGCAAATCAGCTGGCAAGTATTTTTCGAAATGATTTAAGACTAATTGTGTCAATTCGATTGTTTTCTTCAATGACAAGCAATAGCAAAATCACTCTTTTTGCTTGATAACCGATGATAACGTAGAAACTACTGCTATGACAATGGTGTCAAACTTATAAACTACACTTGATTGCTACCTATGAGAAAGAAGCGTTTGATATTTAGTAGAAACACGCATCCTTTCACTGCTTTCAACTTGTCCTGCTCTGCCATATAAACTTTTGCACGTTGTTTTTTTTCTAAGCTTTCATGCCAAAGGTTTTGGTACGCAGTAATTTTGTTCGTAAGTCGAACTTGTCGTCGACCTACGATAATGCAAAAACTACTGGAGGTCGACGACAAACAGTTTTTATACACTACAACTGACAAAACTCAAGTTAGATATTTTTAACTCTGAATCGCAAGACCTCCTTCACCCCCAAGGTCGACGACAAATTAGTTATGCAAACATTCCAAAAGTTGACTTGACAAAAGCAAAAGTGATATAATTTGACTGGAATCCAAAAATGCTGGTATAATCACATATAGAGAAAACGGGTTTGAACCCTACCTATAAGGAATGGAAACAACTCTAACTTCGAATCTGTCGGGATATATTGCTGAGTTTGAACCCTACCTATAAGGAATGGAAACAGGATTGATTCTTCCACCACCTTCAAATGTTAATGCAGTTTGAACCCTACCTATAAGGAATGGAAACACAAACTTTCCATCTTTGAACAACAGTGAAGCACTTAACGTTTGAACCCTACCTATAAGGAATGGAAACCTACATTCATTGTAATCATTCAACCACCTCCAATCGTTTGAACCCTACCTATAAGGAATGGAAACGTACGTATAGTCTCCGATGATAATTTCCGCCATTGGTTTGAACCCTACCTATAAGGAATGGAAACTTGTTTTTTTGCAAAATTGATTCGATACACGAAATGAGTTTGAACCCTACCTATAAGGAATGGAAACATGTTTTCCACCAATGCGTCCAATCGATCCCGTTCAGTTTGAACCCTACCTATAAGGAATGGAAACACCATATGATGTGTTCGTTCGTACTATGGACCAGGTGTTTGAACCCTACCTATAAGGAATGGAAACTACGTATACACAAACGTCTGATAAATTTGAATCACAGTTTGAACCCTACCTATAAGGAATGGAAACTTGTTCCTGATGTTTAGCGCCTTAAGCACGGAATCCTCAACGTTTGAACCCTACCTATAAGGAATGGAAATTTTTCGAGTATACCAGTAAGTTCGGAACTGTGCAAAGTTTGAACCCTACCTATAAGGAATGGAAACTTTGATTCGGTAACTTTTATTTTTTGCTTTATAAAGGTTTGAACCCTACCTATAAGGAATGGAAACGCGTTAGACAAATTTGTTAATTCAACAGGCTTCTCTGGGTTTGAACCCTACCTATAAGGAATGGAAACTGATATATACGCGTGAAATCCGTAATCACTCGGAAAATGTTTGAACCCTACCTATAAGGAATGGAAACTGTATCTGAGTGTAAGAGATAGTGCCTTGAAAGATTGTTTGAACCCTACCTATAAGGAATGGAAACAGTACTAGTACATGCCGGCAATCTATCCAACCGCTGTGTTTGAACCCTACCTATAAGGAATGGAAACTTTTCTTCGCCGTTCCTACGCTTAGTCTATATTCTTGTTTGAACCCTACCTATAAGGAATGGAAACGGATCTGTTACTGCATCTGGTCTTTCGTTAAGCATCGTTTGAACCCTACCTATAAGGAATGGAAACAGCTTGTCTGCACTTGGCGCAGATTGTATGCTAAGGTTTGAACCCTACCTATAAGGAATGGAAACTATTGTGATAGACTGTGACCACATTTTTATCTCTGACGTTTGAACCCTACCTATAAGGAATGGAAACGTATTCAGAACACGGTGTCACGTACAATTTGAAATCCGTTTGAACCCTACCTATAAGGAATGGAAACTTTGGTTTTAGCGGGCGCTGCGAAGGCGGGCGAGCGTTTGAACCCTACCTATAAGGAATGGAAACTACGTATACACAAACGTCTGATAAATTTGAATCACAGTTTGAACCCTACCTATAAGGAATGGAAACTTGTTCCTGATGTTTAGCGCCTTAAGCACGGAATCCTCAACGTTTGAACCCTACCTATAAGGAATGGAAATTTTTCGAGTATACCAGTAAGTTCGGAACTGTGCAAAGTTTGAACCCTACCTATAAGGAATGGAAACCACGTCCGTTCATAATCACCCCTAATAAGACCTACCGTGTTTGAACCCTACCTATAAGGAATGGAAACTCGTCGTGCGAGCCGTGCGAGCTTGCTTCTGTCGTGTTTGAACCCTACCTATAAGGAATGGAAACGGTCTTCCGTTACCAATTGATTGCCTTACGCTTTTGTTTGGACCCTACCTATGAAGAATGGAAACGGTATTACAGGCACAAAAGTGTAATGTCCGCAACAAACGTGTGTGCGTCACCTAAAAGGAATGAAAACACCACCATCCTGATACCTAATAGATCTTGTGGATAACAGCAATGCGCATGTCATTTATTGAAACTGCTTAAAATAAAGCAAAAAGCACACCTTGAAGTTGAACGGTTATTGGTAATAATTTGCTACTAAAAATTGTTCAAAAGCTACTATTTTAGAATCCCAAGATACGGTGTAAATTCTCTATACGGTGTGACGTTCAGTCTTCTTTGAAAGTCGAAGAAATCATTTCGAACCTGCCAGATTTTGCTCTTGCCTTCTCGCTTGCTTTGTTCCTCATTGCAAACATACGCATCTTTGGGATGACTCTCGACTAACTGAGAGCAAATTGTTTGTTGTGCGAGGAAAAAGGAGGTGAGATGGTGGTCAAACCCATCTATGCTCTGAGCGATGAGGAATACCAAAGGTTAAAGGATTTATCTGGAATGGACAACGAAGGACGCCTACCAATGATGCTCGAACCATTGGATTTTGAGTCAGATGTTGAAGCATACTTCAAAATCTTCGGTGTGCTGGCACAGACTCAGCAAGAAGTCTTGGTCATAGGTACGGCTATTATCAAGAACAAGAAAAAGCAGAAAACAATCAAAATGCTTACGCGTGCGCTGATAAAACCAGGTTGTATCGTGTACAAGACACCGATCGTGATTAACGAAGTGGACTCGATTATGAAAACTATGTCGGAAAACACCGACTTGGAAGTCTACAGTAACGAGGACAATTATCTTGGGTTGATGAAAGGAGGTAGTTCGGTCGTGTCGGATTTTCTGAAGGCTTTGAGTAAATTCAGTGAGGTTACGGAGGACGCGTTGAATGTACTTCATCTGTCTGTCCAAGAACTTGAGAGTTTAGCAAATTTGCTACCGACTGAACGAGGTTATACAATAGAAGTACAGAACCTGAGAGACGAGGCACAGGAGGCGTTCAAGAAAATTTACGGTTTAATTGTAAAGGCAACAGAGTTATACGTAAGGATGAGCAAATCCATGGTGGAAGAGTGATTTTCTCTAAACCAAGGGGGTGTGTACTTTGAAGAATTTTCTTCATGCACTTCGATCCATAGGTTTGATAAGTATCGCCGTTATCCTGTTGATTGCCTTACCCGTGATTATCATCGTAACAACATACATTTTTGGAATATTCGTGGTGTGCCTTGCGGTCTTTTTCATCGTCAAAGGTATACTGGGTTTGAAAGAGCTTAAACAGAGGAAATAAACACTTTGGGGGGTGCTTAAGATGGCAAGCTTGGGTGATTTCTTCAATCGTCTGAAAAATCTCGTTTCGAACAAAAGACTTGATGAACTTTTCAACGAGGTTTTGAGATATTTGAGAAGGTATCACGTACCAGAAATTGTCTATATAGTACGTCGTTTTATGGTTTTCCTTAGATTAATTGGCAAGCCAAAGGCTTTGCTCATCGCTTCGTTGGTGCTTGGTTATGTGCTATTGCCTCTTGATCTTTGCCCAGATTTCATTCCGTTTTTCGGCTTGCTTGACGATGTTTTACTCATAATAACAGCCATGGAAATGATCGCCGCTGGAGTGTACAATTTTCAAACGATTTTCAGAAGGATGATAAAGCGTTTCCAACAACAGCGCATAAAGCAAAAACCAAGCAGAGAGATTTACAGAAAACTTATCCAACTTGGTTGCTGAGTGCAAATCGTACGTTGGCAGCTTACAAAGTGAAAGGATTGGCTGAGGCGGTGATGCGATGGGGGGAGAAATGCTTGAGATTGCGGCTGAATTAAAGAAGCATTATTTGGGTTTTGTTTTATCGAGATTAAAGGCTGCAGGTTTGAGTGAGGAGAATAGTTGAAGATATGAGATTCTTCAAAGACTCTGGGAGCATTACAGACACAAGCTGAGGTGTTTTAACAGGAACCGGTTATGGTACAACAGAAGTGATGAGGAGCTGGTGAAGTGGTTATTTCAATTTCTTTTATTGGTGCAGTTTTCCTTCTTAAGTTGACAGGTCCTAGACCATATATGAGTTTAGATAGCGAATCTTCATATGTTTATACCAAATTGCCTAAAAGTATTTTGAAAATGATTTTCTTAATGTTCTCTTTAATCAGTTATTATCACGTGCTAGTTAACAGAACTCTTTTAACCTATAAATTCATCCATTACAAAATCGAAGAAAGCGATGTGCCAAGAAAAAGGAAAAAATACATCTATGACAGGTACGTTGAAGTCAAATGTTCCTCTTTCGACGTACAGGAAGATTCAAACGAAAAAAGCCCAATGAAGTTTTGGTTGGCAAAAAAATGCAGAATAAGGTACATAAACAATGGCAGGGAATGTGGAAAACGCATTGCAGGTAAATCAAATTACAACGTCATACCTTTCGAAGTTAAAACTGAGGATGGTAACCTCACGGGAGCAATAGGTTGTGAGATCGCAAGAGATTGCTTAGTTATTAGATTTGATAAGCGATTTTTCAACTACACAATGGTGATTAACCTTTGCTCGGCAGTCTGCAAGGCAATTGAGAAACTTTTCAACTACGGTGAAAACGAGCTCTTTTTCCTTGTGGATGAGAAAATGAACCTCAACGATTCAGACCACATTTTCGCTTTATTCTACGATAGAACAGGAAACGAAGAGATCGAGTTTGAGACCATCGCAGAAAATTTTATGGACATTCTTAAAGTTGCGTACGATTCTCTTAACACGTGCAACTGCGTTAAAGGTTGCACGAATTGTATGGCGATCCGCAGGGTTGACTATGAGTATATATTCGATAAACAAAAAGCTATCAAAGCTTTGAAGCTATCCATATTTGAAAGGGATGAAACAACGAAATACTGTGATGAAGAATCTGCCGTTGTTGAAGAGGTTACTGTAATCTCCGAGCCAAATACGGGCAAGTTCCGTGTGCAATCTTCTTTGATTAATCGGGAATTCGAATATTACGAGAGCACTTTGGATAAGCAGAAGAAAGTCAACTTGGAATACAAAAATCTTGCAAAAATTCTCAAGCTATATTGTGGAAGAGCTGATGAAATTGTTATAAAATCAAAACAGCAATGGGTTGTTGAAAAGATCAACTTTCTGACGTCCTCTGACGACACTTACATTGATGAATTTTGTTTTTACCGACTTGCCTATAAAAACGTTGTTGGAATAAAGATATAATGATTCTTGGAGGTGGGGCGTTTGAATCAACAACCAAAAAGAAGCAATCAAATGCTCAGAGAGATGTATAATTCGTTGAAGACCCATCTTAATGCTAAGGATTTTCAAAAAGCTTATGAGATTGCGACTGCGATCTTGAATGAGAATGACCCATTTTGGACGAAGCAAGTCAACAGATACCTTCCTTGGATTTTGTTCAACCTCAAGCTGAAATCCCAACGAATATCCTTAGAAGAATTGCACCAAACCGTTGAAACGATAGTAACGCTGAGCGAGAGAAAGAACGGTTTTGTTTTGCGCTCAGTTTCTATTCTTGCCTCGGAAACCCTTAAAAAGGCTGATCGTAAAAAGGGATTGCAAATCTTGCAATCGGCGAATGAACTGTTGGACAAGATAAATGTTGATGAACTCAGCGACAAACCGTTGGAAAGTTCAAAGTATAAAGATAAAGCAGGTAAAAACAAGGTGCTTCCATCTGAAAGAGAAAAATGGTATCAATTGAAAACCAAGATTCTGCTTGTCCTTAAAAAGTACGACGAATGTATTCAACAGTGTAGAAAT
Proteins encoded in this region:
- a CDS encoding HEAT repeat domain-containing protein, with translation MFENQQTNQFSEIASSKGIEKLIQALEDGDWRIRRLAAETLGKTGDPKAVEPLIQALEDNDSILRKLALKLLVE
- a CDS encoding HEAT repeat domain-containing protein, whose translation is MIERLKDSDPYVRKSTAEALGKIGDSRAVEPLIQALKDDDENVRSSASKALEKITGQKY
- a CDS encoding YkvA family protein, whose translation is MASLGDFFNRLKNLVSNKRLDELFNEVLRYLRRYHVPEIVYIVRRFMVFLRLIGKPKALLIASLVLGYVLLPLDLCPDFIPFFGLLDDVLLIITAMEMIAAGVYNFQTIFRRMIKRFQQQRIKQKPSREIYRKLIQLGC
- a CDS encoding DUF1998 domain-containing protein; protein product: MVISISFIGAVFLLKLTGPRPYMSLDSESSYVYTKLPKSILKMIFLMFSLISYYHVLVNRTLLTYKFIHYKIEESDVPRKRKKYIYDRYVEVKCSSFDVQEDSNEKSPMKFWLAKKCRIRYINNGRECGKRIAGKSNYNVIPFEVKTEDGNLTGAIGCEIARDCLVIRFDKRFFNYTMVINLCSAVCKAIEKLFNYGENELFFLVDEKMNLNDSDHIFALFYDRTGNEEIEFETIAENFMDILKVAYDSLNTCNCVKGCTNCMAIRRVDYEYIFDKQKAIKALKLSIFERDETTKYCDEESAVVEEVTVISEPNTGKFRVQSSLINREFEYYESTLDKQKKVNLEYKNLAKILKLYCGRADEIVIKSKQQWVVEKINFLTSSDDTYIDEFCFYRLAYKNVVGIKI